The proteins below are encoded in one region of Pseudonocardia sp. DSM 110487:
- a CDS encoding CheR family methyltransferase: MAEPDPAFETLLEHLRDTRGFDFTGYKRSSLSRRVDRRMTQVGVTDYAGYLDYLEMHGEEFTALFNTILINVTGFFRDPEAWEFLRTQVLPELLTGKGPHEPIRVWSAGCASGQEAYTLAMLLTELMGVDEFRDRVKIYATDVDEHGLAHARHAAYEEREVRSVPSALLERYFERHGQTYTFRKDLRRCVIFGRNDLVQDAPISRADLLVCRNTLMYLTADTQARILARFHFALAPSGALFLGKAEMLLSHGGLFAPIDLKHRVFRKVPRAVAGGATIMADPIPIGGPAATASVHDRIREEALLAGPVAQLVITADGHVALVNHQAETLLGVSIRDKGRPFRDLDVSYRPLELRRSIELALEERRTVHAGDAVFHRGGEQLTLEVHVSPLVDRAAGVLGATVVFHDVTEARRLQGELEATHRQLETAYEELQSTNEELETTNEELQSTVEELETTNEELQSTNEELETMNEELQSTNDELQAINDELQDRTGQVDEANAFLEAILSGLRAGVVVLAPDLSVRVWNHEAHDLWGLRPEETIGQHFLTLDIGLPLEKLAPMIRRALGGEPGPQELALPAVNRRGHRIEVRVLGSPLAGYDGRPGGVILMMEQGDGTDGSEVVGAR; the protein is encoded by the coding sequence GTGGCCGAGCCGGACCCCGCCTTCGAGACGCTGCTGGAGCACCTGCGTGACACCCGCGGCTTCGACTTCACCGGGTACAAGCGCTCGAGCCTGTCGCGGCGCGTCGACCGGCGGATGACGCAGGTCGGCGTCACCGACTACGCCGGGTACCTCGACTACCTCGAGATGCACGGCGAGGAGTTCACCGCGCTCTTCAACACGATCCTCATCAACGTCACCGGGTTCTTCCGCGACCCGGAGGCGTGGGAGTTCCTGCGCACGCAGGTGCTGCCGGAGCTCCTCACCGGGAAGGGCCCGCACGAGCCGATCCGGGTGTGGAGCGCGGGGTGCGCGTCCGGGCAGGAGGCGTACACGCTCGCCATGCTGCTGACCGAGCTGATGGGCGTCGACGAGTTCCGCGACCGGGTGAAGATCTACGCCACCGACGTCGACGAGCACGGCCTCGCCCATGCCCGGCACGCCGCCTACGAGGAGCGCGAGGTGCGCTCCGTCCCGTCGGCGCTGCTGGAGCGCTACTTCGAGCGCCATGGCCAGACCTACACGTTCCGCAAGGACCTTCGCCGATGCGTCATCTTCGGGCGCAACGACCTCGTGCAGGACGCCCCGATCTCCCGCGCCGATCTGCTCGTCTGCCGCAACACCCTCATGTACCTCACCGCGGACACGCAGGCCCGCATCCTCGCTCGCTTCCACTTCGCGCTCGCCCCGTCGGGCGCGCTGTTCCTCGGCAAGGCCGAGATGCTGCTCAGCCACGGCGGTCTCTTCGCGCCGATCGACCTCAAGCACCGGGTGTTCCGCAAGGTGCCGCGCGCGGTCGCGGGCGGCGCGACGATCATGGCGGACCCGATCCCGATCGGCGGTCCCGCCGCCACCGCGAGCGTGCACGACCGGATCCGGGAGGAGGCGCTGCTCGCGGGACCGGTGGCGCAGCTCGTCATCACGGCCGACGGGCACGTCGCGCTGGTCAACCACCAGGCCGAGACGCTGCTCGGGGTGTCGATCCGGGACAAGGGGCGCCCGTTCCGCGACCTGGACGTGTCCTACCGCCCTCTGGAGCTGCGCCGCAGCATCGAGCTGGCGCTGGAGGAGCGGCGCACGGTGCACGCGGGCGATGCGGTGTTCCACCGAGGCGGTGAGCAGCTCACGCTCGAGGTGCACGTGAGCCCGCTCGTCGACCGTGCCGCCGGGGTGCTCGGCGCCACCGTCGTGTTCCACGACGTCACCGAGGCCAGGCGCCTGCAGGGCGAGCTGGAGGCCACCCACCGGCAGCTGGAGACGGCGTACGAGGAGCTCCAGTCCACCAACGAGGAGCTCGAGACGACGAACGAGGAGCTCCAGTCCACGGTGGAGGAGCTGGAGACCACCAACGAGGAGCTCCAGTCGACCAACGAGGAGCTCGAGACGATGAACGAGGAGCTCCAGTCCACGAACGACGAGCTCCAGGCCATCAACGACGAGCTGCAGGACCGCACCGGGCAGGTCGATGAGGCGAACGCCTTCCTCGAGGCGATCCTGTCCGGGCTGCGCGCCGGCGTGGTCGTGCTGGCCCCCGACCTTTCGGTGCGGGTGTGGAACCACGAGGCCCACGACCTGTGGGGGCTGCGGCCCGAGGAGACCATCGGGCAGCATTTCCTCACCCTCGACATCGGGCTGCCGCTGGAGAAACTCGCACCGATGATCCGCCGCGCCCTCGGTGGCGAGCCCGGCCCGCAGGAGCTCGCGCTCCCCGCGGTGAACCGCCGCGGCCACCGGATCGAGGTCCGCGTGCTCGGCAGCCCGCTCGCGGGCTACGACGGTCGGCCGGGCGGCGTGATCCTGATGATGGAGCAGGGCGACGGCACCGACGGGAGCGAGGTGGTCGGGGCACGATGA
- a CDS encoding ATP-binding protein, with translation MTVVAGLWTEVEVRPDHDLLCLRGGLSLATVPRARRVLAKLLHDRGAVIVDLADAELAWGPAAEIFPSTLASAGGWPTTRLVLTGADGRFATQLRALRIHRSVPLVDDPGDAPAHLYRRPERVTRHRDLPVDIVAPAMARALVREACADWSATAAEDAAALVASELVSNAVQHAGGTCRVSVAVDGTRLRVAVRDYAPGHGPRPRPVDINRPTGRGLHLVALLSSAWGVHQHPDGKTAWAVIPLPV, from the coding sequence ATGACGGTCGTCGCCGGACTGTGGACCGAGGTCGAGGTACGCCCCGACCACGACCTGCTGTGCCTTCGGGGCGGGCTGTCACTGGCCACCGTGCCGCGCGCCCGCAGGGTGCTTGCGAAGCTGCTGCACGACCGCGGCGCCGTGATCGTCGATCTGGCCGATGCCGAGCTCGCGTGGGGCCCCGCCGCGGAGATCTTCCCCTCGACGCTCGCCTCGGCGGGCGGCTGGCCCACCACACGCCTCGTCCTCACGGGCGCGGATGGCCGGTTCGCCACCCAGCTGCGCGCGCTGCGGATCCACCGCTCCGTCCCGCTCGTCGACGACCCCGGAGACGCGCCGGCACACCTGTACCGCAGGCCGGAGCGGGTTACCCGGCACCGGGACCTCCCGGTGGACATCGTCGCGCCCGCGATGGCACGGGCCCTGGTGCGCGAGGCCTGCGCGGACTGGTCGGCCACCGCGGCGGAGGACGCGGCGGCACTCGTCGCGAGCGAGCTCGTGAGCAATGCCGTGCAGCACGCGGGCGGCACGTGCCGGGTGTCCGTTGCGGTCGACGGCACCCGCCTGCGCGTCGCTGTGCGCGACTACGCGCCGGGACACGGGCCGCGGCCCCGGCCGGTGGACATCAACCGGCCCACCGGGCGCGGCCTGCACCTGGTCGCGCTGCTCTCCTCCGCGTGGGGGGTGCACCAGCACCCCGACGGCAAGACGGCGTGGGCGGTGATCCCCCTCCCCGTCTGA
- a CDS encoding STAS domain-containing protein yields the protein MTHRDEHFERGDVEQLQVAPRPDLLRVEVSESRPGVVVLAPIGEVDVSTADLLRHAARAAVAATPRCLVIDLARLTFCGSTGLVVLMDARRDAEAAGVRFGTADGPPIVRRVLEITQLGPVLHHRETLDATLLELGA from the coding sequence ATGACCCACAGGGACGAGCACTTCGAGCGCGGCGACGTCGAGCAGCTGCAGGTTGCTCCGCGTCCCGACCTGCTCAGGGTCGAGGTCTCCGAGTCCCGGCCCGGTGTGGTGGTGCTCGCGCCGATCGGCGAGGTCGACGTGTCCACGGCGGATCTGCTGCGCCACGCTGCCCGCGCCGCGGTCGCGGCCACGCCGCGCTGCCTCGTGATCGACCTGGCGAGGCTCACGTTCTGCGGGTCCACGGGGCTGGTCGTGCTGATGGACGCGCGCCGGGACGCCGAGGCGGCCGGCGTGCGGTTCGGCACGGCCGACGGGCCACCGATCGTGCGCCGGGTCCTCGAGATCACCCAGCTCGGGCCCGTCCTGCACCATCGCGAGACGCTCGACGCCACCTTGCTGGAGCTTGGCGCCTGA
- a CDS encoding Vms1/Ankzf1 family peptidyl-tRNA hydrolase, translating into MDLRFLHELTRKPGPFATVYLDASHDTDDAARAIALRWAQARDELTAQGADSATLDALAAAVTDAPPAVGRAGRVLVAHRADHGRGEVLLDRALPEPPARPAAHWGPLPDLLPALADQPEPVPVVVVRVDEAGGEIFVAGPDEQPVVAEHVEGGDHPVHKVRGGGWSHLAMQERVEESWRRNTAQVAERVDRLVADTGARVLLVAGDGRSRSRLVDALAERSASIAVELERGGTGGDDLAAAVAEAVRDVVTDARLAVLDRYEKAAGRPDGLAVEGIGPVLAALRAEAVDTLLLDAGVQREATVWISGAPAQVAAAPEDLRAAGADPIDEVPVDAALLRAAAGTGAGFVPLGGGRTGLVGHPLDDGVGALLRYPLPAGA; encoded by the coding sequence GTGGACCTGCGATTCCTGCATGAGCTGACCCGGAAGCCGGGCCCGTTCGCCACCGTGTACCTGGACGCGTCGCACGACACCGACGACGCGGCGCGCGCCATCGCGCTGAGGTGGGCCCAGGCCCGCGACGAGCTGACCGCGCAGGGCGCCGACTCCGCCACGCTGGACGCGCTCGCGGCCGCCGTCACGGACGCCCCGCCCGCCGTCGGAAGGGCGGGGCGGGTGCTGGTGGCCCACCGCGCCGACCACGGCCGGGGCGAGGTCCTGCTGGACCGGGCGCTGCCGGAGCCCCCGGCGCGTCCCGCTGCGCACTGGGGCCCACTGCCAGACCTGCTGCCTGCCCTCGCCGACCAGCCCGAGCCGGTGCCAGTGGTGGTCGTGCGCGTCGACGAGGCCGGCGGGGAGATCTTCGTCGCGGGCCCGGACGAGCAGCCGGTCGTGGCGGAGCACGTCGAGGGCGGCGACCATCCCGTCCACAAGGTGCGCGGAGGCGGCTGGTCGCACCTCGCGATGCAGGAACGGGTGGAGGAGAGCTGGCGGCGCAACACGGCGCAGGTCGCCGAGCGGGTCGACCGACTCGTTGCGGACACCGGGGCCAGGGTGCTGCTCGTCGCGGGCGACGGGCGGTCGCGGTCGCGCCTCGTCGACGCCCTTGCGGAGCGGAGCGCGTCGATCGCGGTGGAGCTCGAACGGGGCGGCACGGGTGGGGACGACCTTGCCGCCGCGGTTGCCGAGGCCGTCCGTGACGTCGTGACCGACGCGCGGCTCGCAGTGCTCGACCGTTACGAGAAGGCGGCCGGGCGCCCCGACGGCCTCGCCGTGGAGGGCATCGGGCCCGTGCTCGCGGCCTTGCGTGCCGAGGCGGTAGACACACTGCTGCTCGACGCCGGTGTCCAGCGCGAGGCCACGGTCTGGATCTCCGGCGCGCCCGCGCAGGTGGCGGCGGCGCCCGAGGACCTGCGCGCCGCCGGCGCCGATCCGATCGACGAGGTTCCGGTGGACGCCGCCCTGTTGCGCGCGGCGGCCGGCACGGGCGCCGGCTTCGTCCCGCTCGGGGGCGGTCGCACCGGACTGGTCGGACACCCACTCGACGACGGCGTCGGCGCCCTGTTGCGCTATCCGCTCCCGGCAGGCGCCTGA
- a CDS encoding AbrB family transcriptional regulator has protein sequence MRSRTPAWARWALLIVLTVGSTAALTPLGVPSPALFAGLVVATVLALAGLPVAAPGPVNGAAQAVIGVVIGVLAQPGTLAGLAGQWVPVLLVSVATLAVSMAAGLLLGLRRGISPLTGMLALTAGGASGLVAVSRELGGDDRTVAVVQYLRVGMVTATMPVVATLGFGAAAGAGPGAPGSAPLVVDIGYLAVCAVAGTVLARAARVPAGALLGPMVVAIAINMTGWSFGAIPPAPLVEIAYAVIGWQAGARFTRESLRTVLGALLPAATLVVGVIVACAGLGLLLSTLTGTTPLDGYLATTPGGVYAVLATAVSAGTDVTFVMAVQVLRVIVMLLVTPAIARLAGRALP, from the coding sequence ATGAGATCGCGAACTCCGGCATGGGCGCGTTGGGCGCTGCTGATCGTGCTCACGGTCGGGAGTACCGCCGCGCTGACGCCGCTCGGCGTGCCGTCCCCCGCGCTCTTCGCGGGGCTGGTGGTCGCCACCGTCCTCGCGCTCGCCGGGCTGCCGGTGGCCGCGCCCGGGCCGGTGAACGGTGCGGCGCAGGCCGTCATCGGCGTGGTCATCGGCGTGCTCGCCCAGCCCGGCACGCTCGCCGGCCTGGCCGGCCAGTGGGTGCCGGTGCTGCTCGTGTCCGTCGCGACGCTCGCGGTCAGCATGGCGGCCGGCCTGCTCCTCGGCCTGCGGCGGGGCATCTCACCGCTCACCGGGATGCTGGCGCTCACCGCGGGCGGTGCGTCCGGGCTGGTGGCGGTGAGCCGTGAACTCGGTGGCGACGACCGCACAGTCGCGGTCGTCCAGTACCTGAGGGTCGGGATGGTCACCGCGACGATGCCGGTGGTTGCCACGCTCGGCTTCGGCGCTGCCGCTGGGGCAGGCCCCGGCGCGCCCGGCTCGGCGCCCCTCGTCGTCGACATCGGGTACCTCGCGGTCTGCGCGGTGGCCGGGACGGTGCTGGCGCGGGCCGCCCGGGTGCCGGCCGGTGCGCTGCTCGGGCCGATGGTCGTGGCCATCGCGATCAACATGACCGGATGGTCCTTCGGCGCCATCCCGCCCGCGCCGCTGGTGGAGATCGCGTACGCGGTGATCGGGTGGCAGGCAGGCGCCCGGTTCACCCGGGAGAGCCTGCGCACGGTGCTCGGCGCGCTCCTCCCCGCCGCGACGCTCGTCGTGGGCGTCATCGTCGCGTGCGCGGGACTGGGCCTCCTGCTCTCCACCCTCACCGGCACCACGCCGCTCGACGGCTACCTCGCCACGACCCCTGGCGGTGTCTACGCCGTGCTGGCGACCGCGGTCTCCGCGGGCACCGACGTCACCTTCGTCATGGCGGTGCAGGTGCTGCGTGTGATCGTGATGCTGCTGGTGACGCCGGCGATCGCCCGGCTCGCAGGCCGCGCCCTCCCCTGA
- a CDS encoding CsbD family protein, whose product MGRDEKMDHKLEELGGKAKEAVGRATDDEALEAQGERDQTKSNLKQAGEKVKDAFKRR is encoded by the coding sequence ATGGGCCGCGACGAGAAGATGGACCACAAGCTCGAGGAGCTCGGGGGCAAGGCCAAGGAGGCCGTCGGCCGAGCGACGGACGACGAGGCTCTCGAGGCTCAGGGCGAGCGCGACCAGACGAAGAGCAACCTCAAGCAGGCGGGTGAGAAGGTCAAGGACGCCTTCAAGCGGCGCTGA
- a CDS encoding Gfo/Idh/MocA family protein — protein MAPCRIGFVGTGGVAHRHARVLGAMPDVRLVAATDVDRACAAVFAEAHGARVVPDLDALLGEELDAVYLCVPPFAHGELEVAIASAGVALFVEKPLACDRPTAEWVARRISTSGVLTRVGHHWRCADPVQRARKLLDGRRIRLVSGSWLDCTPPAAWWADRARSGGPLVEQAVHVLDLARVLVGEVTEVHAASGGRLPGGVESATGALLCFAGGAVGTFATACVLDGKHRAGLEIVADGIVVGVGEDWLDVRDGEGAHRAEYDAMAARTAVDAAFVAALRGTPVPPERDAPDHAEALRSHRLACALARSAGSGRAEMVR, from the coding sequence ATGGCGCCGTGCCGCATCGGGTTCGTCGGGACGGGCGGGGTGGCCCATCGCCACGCTCGGGTGCTCGGGGCGATGCCCGATGTGCGGCTCGTCGCCGCTACGGACGTCGACCGCGCCTGCGCGGCGGTGTTCGCCGAGGCCCACGGCGCCCGCGTCGTTCCCGACCTCGACGCCCTGCTCGGCGAGGAGCTCGACGCCGTCTACCTGTGCGTGCCCCCGTTCGCGCACGGCGAGCTCGAGGTGGCGATCGCGTCCGCCGGGGTGGCACTGTTCGTGGAGAAGCCGCTCGCGTGCGACCGGCCGACCGCCGAATGGGTCGCGCGGCGGATCAGCACGTCCGGGGTCCTGACGCGGGTGGGCCACCACTGGCGCTGCGCCGACCCGGTGCAGCGGGCCCGGAAGCTGCTCGACGGCAGGCGTATCCGGCTCGTGTCCGGCTCGTGGCTGGACTGCACGCCACCGGCGGCGTGGTGGGCCGACCGGGCCCGGTCCGGCGGGCCGCTCGTCGAGCAGGCCGTGCACGTGCTGGACCTGGCGCGCGTCCTCGTCGGCGAGGTCACCGAGGTGCACGCCGCGTCCGGCGGGCGGCTGCCCGGCGGAGTCGAGTCCGCCACCGGCGCCCTGCTGTGCTTCGCGGGCGGCGCAGTCGGCACGTTCGCCACGGCGTGCGTGCTGGACGGGAAGCACCGCGCGGGGCTGGAGATCGTGGCCGACGGGATCGTCGTCGGGGTCGGCGAGGACTGGCTCGACGTACGCGACGGCGAGGGTGCCCACCGCGCCGAGTACGACGCCATGGCCGCTCGCACCGCCGTCGACGCCGCGTTCGTCGCCGCGCTGCGCGGCACGCCCGTCCCGCCCGAACGCGACGCGCCCGACCACGCCGAGGCGCTGCGCAGCCATCGCCTCGCCTGCGCCCTCGCCCGCTCGGCGGGGTCCGGACGCGCGGAGATGGTGAGGTGA
- a CDS encoding zinc-binding dehydrogenase, with the protein MSATDRAIVVRAPGEAAVQEVPAGDGPVRLATVCSGVSAGTELSFLTGTNPALHAHHDPELGLFRTDLPATGYPVTRIGYMEVARVVESDAPGVTPGALVAAAYGHRTGCRVDPLAERVVVLPSDLDPLLGIYVAHMGPICANGLLHAAADLCGTDVRALGDGVRGRRVVVVGGGVVGLLTGLFAHRHGAADVVLLDPTPERRAAAVGLGLEALDPEQADPAVVLKTRWRHGPGDRGADVVFQCRGRTAALATALRLLRPQGTIVDLAFYTDDGSPLRLGAEFHHNGLVIHCAQIGRVPRGTAHAWDRERLSTETIDLLQAEGTVVRKHMITDVLPFADGPALLHDLAARRRHVVQAVLTFDDPSP; encoded by the coding sequence GTGAGCGCGACCGATCGGGCGATCGTGGTGCGCGCGCCCGGCGAGGCCGCCGTGCAGGAGGTGCCGGCAGGGGACGGCCCGGTCCGGCTCGCGACTGTCTGCTCGGGGGTGTCGGCCGGCACCGAGCTCTCCTTCCTCACCGGCACGAACCCGGCGCTGCACGCCCACCACGACCCGGAGCTGGGGCTGTTCCGCACCGACCTGCCGGCCACCGGCTACCCCGTGACCCGCATCGGGTACATGGAGGTCGCGCGGGTGGTCGAGAGCGATGCGCCAGGGGTGACCCCTGGCGCCCTCGTCGCCGCGGCCTACGGCCATCGCACCGGTTGTCGCGTCGACCCACTGGCGGAGCGGGTCGTCGTGCTGCCGTCCGACCTCGACCCGCTGCTCGGCATCTACGTCGCCCACATGGGCCCGATCTGCGCCAACGGCCTCCTCCACGCCGCCGCCGACCTGTGCGGCACCGACGTACGCGCCCTCGGCGACGGCGTGCGCGGACGGCGGGTCGTCGTGGTGGGCGGCGGGGTCGTCGGGCTGCTCACCGGGCTGTTCGCGCACCGGCACGGGGCGGCCGATGTCGTGCTGCTCGACCCGACGCCGGAGCGCCGCGCGGCAGCCGTCGGGCTCGGGCTCGAGGCGCTCGACCCGGAACAGGCGGATCCAGCCGTCGTGCTCAAGACCCGCTGGCGGCACGGCCCCGGTGACCGCGGCGCCGACGTCGTCTTCCAGTGCCGCGGCCGCACCGCGGCACTCGCCACAGCGCTGCGGCTGCTGCGCCCCCAGGGCACCATCGTGGACCTCGCCTTCTACACCGACGACGGCTCACCGCTGCGCCTCGGAGCCGAGTTCCACCACAACGGGCTCGTCATCCACTGCGCGCAGATCGGCCGGGTGCCCCGCGGCACGGCCCACGCGTGGGACCGCGAACGCCTCTCGACCGAGACGATCGACCTGCTCCAGGCCGAGGGCACCGTCGTGCGCAAGCACATGATCACCGACGTGCTGCCGTTCGCAGACGGCCCGGCGCTGCTGCACGACCTCGCGGCCCGCCGCCGCCACGTCGTGCAGGCCGTGCTGACCTTCGACGACCCCTCGCCATGA